A DNA window from Brassica napus cultivar Da-Ae chromosome A4, Da-Ae, whole genome shotgun sequence contains the following coding sequences:
- the LOC125608411 gene encoding uncharacterized protein LOC125608411 has protein sequence MTFQVDNLATKTLYVTAVYAANTAEERNDLWIDLLNIQSSLCLTDHPWLVGGDFNEITHPAEHSDPSVSTITPPMSVFNSCLSQLEIRDLRYHGARFSWSNKCPEDPIAKKLDRALINEAWLDSFPRSLARFLPPDISDHTPCCITLDFPLPLAGTKPFKFFNYLTSHPDFLALVAEAWICTENEIHSLHLLSVLALQQPTSTNFAAERELLAKLNLLKRVEEEYFKQLSRINCLISSRHRKPSSCSLPQHPWASNPKTTLSMIAQVANMIRSDRFSCSPAQATLLSKIPTPDDITKVMFRLNQNKSPGPDGFTSGFYKATWNILGSEVINAITLFFQTSTLPKATNSTILTLIPKFPGATIIKDYRPISCCNTLYKVISKLLVARLKPLLPAIILPNQTAFIKGRLLAENCLLAAEIVSGYHNHRGQKKLTLKIDIAKAFDSVRWDYLLACLKALNLPSDYIQWLSTCYSSPTFSVGINGRLHGFFNGTRGLRQGDPLSPYLFGIVINTLSQKLNEAAQSGLIGYHPNCKDSNLTHLCFADDLLIFTDGSITSVQGVLQVLSDFEALSGLSISIAKSSIFTSGLTEAETESIIAVSGISEGSLPVRYLGLPLNSRKLSMTQCEPMMQQIRSKISAWTSKYLSFAGRQVLISTVIAGITNFWCGAFVLPKECIHAIDKMCNAFLWKGTLEGRYVARVAWDTVTLPKKQGGLGLRNLEQWNRTCTIKLLWLLLFRTESIWAAWIHDNVIKDESFWHMKPRQNHTWLFKQILQERQTALQWFQFEPGDGTDIKFWKDPWTKFGKLINFIGTTGPRLTGIHLDASVADVWRDGCWQIQSAKFSNLDYGWKNPKTLLKFLCVSLPAAANSRRALVPTHLEQERYPKTSNSCLVDVTEPEPN, from the exons ATGACCTTCCAAGTCGATAACCTTGCTACGAAAACTCTTTATGTAACGGCTGTCTATGCCGCTAACACAGCTGAAGAGAGAAACGACTTGTGGATTGATCTACTGAATATCCAATCCTCCCTTTGCCTTACTGATCATCCATGGCTAGTAGGaggagattttaatgaaataactCATCCCGCAGAGCACTCAGACCCCTCAGTATCAACTATCACCCCACCCATGTCTGTCTTCAACTCCTGTCTAAGCCAACTAGAAATCAGAGACCTCCGATATCATGGCGCCAGATTCTCGTGGTCCAATAAATGCCCTGAAGACCCTATTGCCAAGAAACTTGATAGAGCGCTCATAAATGAAGCCTGGCTTGATTCCTTCCCCCGTAGCCTAGCCCGCTTCCTCCCACCTGATATCTCAGACCACACTCCCTGCTGTATCACCCTCGACTTCCCCCTTCCCCTTGCTGGTACCAAACCATTCAAATTCTTCAACTACCTAACATCCCACCCTGATTTCCTCGCCCTGGTTGCAGAAGCTTGGATCTGCACAGAAAATGAGATCCACTCTCTTCATCTTTTGAGT GTACTCGCCTTGCAGCAACCGACCTCAACAAATTTCGCAGCAGAGAGAGAGCTGTTAGCCAAACTGAACCTGTTAAAGAGAGTAGAGGAGGAGTATTTTAAGCAGCTTTCCCGCATAAACTG CCTCATCTCCTCAAGACATCGGAAACCTAGCAGTTGCTCACTTCCACAGCATCCTTGGGCCTCAAACCCCAAAACCACTCTCTCCATGATCGCTCAGGTTGCTAATATGATCCGGTCTGACAGATTCTCCTGCTCCCCTGCCCAAGCGACCCTCCTCTCGAAGATCCCTACGCCAGATGATATCACAAAGGTTATGTTCAGGCTGAATCAAAACAAAAGCCCAGGACCAGACGGTTTTACATCGGGGTTCTATAAAGCAACCTGGAACATACTCGGATCTGAGGTAATAAACGCCATCACCCTTTTCTTCCAAACCTCAACCCTACCAAAAGCAACAAACTCGACTATCCTCACCCTTATCCCCAAATTCCCTGGAGCTACTATCATAAAAGACTACAGGCCCATCTCTTGTTGTAATACCCTCTACAAGGTGATTTCCAAACTCTTAGTAGCCCGCCTAAAACCCCTTCTGCCTGCCATCATTCTACCTAATCAAACCGCCTTCATTAAAGGTAGATTACTAGCAGAAAATTGCCTCCTGGCAGCAGAAATCGTCTCTGGCTATCACAACCACAGGGGTCAAAAGAAGCTTACCCTCAAGATAGATATTGCCAAGGCGTTTGATTCTGTGAGATGGGACTATCTCCTAGCCTGCCTCAAAGCTCTCAATCTGCCTAGTGATTACATCCAATGGCTCTCAACCTGCTACTCCTCGCCAACCTTCTCTGTGGGTATTAATGGAAGACTCCATGGCTTCTTCAATGGCACAAGGGGTCTTCGTCAGGGAGATCCACTCTCCCCATACCTGTTTGGCATTGTCATAAACACACTATCTCAAAAACTGAATGAAGCTGCCCAATCGGGTCTTATAGGATATCATCCCAACTGTAAAGATTCGAATCTCACTCATTTGTGTTTTGCAGATGACTTATTAATCTTCACTGATGGCTCTATAACCTCAGTCCAAGGTGTGCTCCAAGTGCTCAGCGATTTCGAAGCTCTCTCCGGTCTCTCCATTAGCATCGCAAAATCCTCCATTTTCACCAGCGGGTTGACTGAAGCGGAAACAGAGTCCATCATTGCAGTGTCGGGGATCTCAGAGGGCTCGTTGCCCGTCCGATACCTAGGCCTACCTCTAAACTCAAGGAAGCTCTCTATGACCCAATGTGAACCTATGATGCAACAAATCAGATCAAAAATCAGTGCATGGACATCAAAATACCTATCTTTTGCGGGACGACAAGTACTGATATCAACGGTCATAGCAGGAATTACAAACTTCTGGTGCGGGGCGTTTGTCTTACCTAAAGAATGCATTCATGCGATTGATAAGATGTGCAATGCCTTTTTATGGAAAGGAACGTTGGAGGGAAGATACGTGGCGAGAGTCGCATGGGATACGGTCACTCTACCGAAGAAGCAAGGAGGTCTTGGCCTTCGCAACCTGGAGCAGTGGAACAGAACTTGCACAATAAAGCTCCTCTGGCTCCTGTTATTCAGAACCGAATCAATATGGGCAGCTTGGATTCACGATAATGTCATAAAGGATGAAAGCTTCTGGCATATGAAGCCAAGACAGAATCATACCTGGTTGTTCAAACAGATACTGCAGGAGAGGCAAACTGCTTTGCAATGGTTTCAGTTCGAACCTGGCGATGGAACTGACATCAAATTTTGGAAGGATCCCTGGACCAAGTTTGGTAAGCTCATCAACTTTATAGGAACTACAGGACCTCGCCTCACTGGTATTCATCTTGACGCCTCTGTTGCTGACGTCTGGAGAGACGGATGCTGGCAAATCCAATCG GCCAAGTTCTCCAATTTGGATTACGGATGGAAGAATCCAAAGACGCTTCTCAAGTTCCTATGTGTATCACTCCCTGCTGCCGCAAACTCCAGACGTGCCTTGGTTCCCACTCATCTGGAACAAGAGAGGTATCCCAAAACATCAAACTCTTGCTTGGTTGATGTTACTGAACCGGAGCCCAACTAG
- the LOC106445129 gene encoding L-type lectin-domain containing receptor kinase V.5-like, producing the protein MFLLFEAVLVLFFHNSHGYFIPTGSVGIGYNGYFTLTNTTKHTHGQAFDSNPVTFTNSSTNITTSFSINFFFAIVPEHDQQGSHGMAFVISPTRGLPGASSDQYLGIFNETTNGKASNNVIAIELDIHKDEEFGDIDDNHVGVNINGMRSVVSASAGYYDDKDGKFRNLSLISRNVMRLSIVYSQPDKQLNVTLFPANISVPPRKPLLSLSKDLSPYLLEEEMYLGFTASTGSVGAIHYMTGWFITGEIEFPRLEFGMLPILPPYPKKSSQRTKTILAVCLTVSIIAAFVASWIGFVFYLRHKKVKEVLEEWEIQYGPHRFAYKELFDATKGFKEKQLLGRGGFGQVYKGTLPGSDAEIAVKRTSHDSRQGMSEFLAEISTIGRLRHPNLVRLLGYCRHKEDLYLVYDFMPNGSLDKYLYYRNNENQERLTWEQRFKIIKNVAAALLYLHQEWVQVIIHRDIKPANVLIDHEMNARLGDFGLAKLYDQGFDPETSKVAGTLGYIAPEFLRTGRATTTTDVYAFGLVMLEVVCGRRLIERRAGEEQEVLVDWILELWEKGDDILVAVEENIRQEQNRGQLELVLKLGVLCSHQAASIRPAMGAVMRILNGVSELPDNLLDVVRDENLRGWPEKPMELLFDVNSLGTSTYTHSLVSHGR; encoded by the coding sequence ATGTTTCTTCTCTTTGAAGCAGTTCTTGTTCTGTTCTTCCACAACTCCCATGGCTACTTCATCCCAACAGGATCTGTAGGAATCGGCTACAACGGCTACTTCACTTTAACCAACacaacaaaacacacacacggTCAAGCTTTCGACAGCAACCCAGTTACATTCACAAACTCATCCACAAACATCACAACATCTTTCTCAATCAACTTCTTCTTCGCGATCGTCCCTGAGCATGACCAGCAAGGCTCACACGGTATGGCTTTCGTCATCTCTCCCACAAGAGGCCTACCCGGAGCTTCCTCCGATCAGTACCTAGGGATATTCAACGAGACAACCAACGGAAAAGCTTCTAACAACGTGATAGCTATCGAGTTAGATATACATAAAGATGAGGAGTTTGGTGATATCGATGACAATCATGTTGGGGTTAATATTAATGGTATGAGATCTGTTGTCTCTGCTTCTGCTGGTTACTATGATGATAAAGATGGAAAGTTTAGGAATCTTTCTTTGATTAGTAGAAATGTAATGAGGCTTTCTATAGTTTATAGTCAGCCTGATAAGCAGCTTAACGTTACTCTCTTCCCAGCTAACATCTCTGTTCCACCAAGAAAACCGCTTTTGTCGTTGAGCAAAGACCTCTCTCCTTATCTGCTAGAAGAGGAAATGTATCTTGGATTCACTGCGTCCACTGGATCAGTTGGTGCAATTCATTACATGACGGGTTGGTTTATCACTGGAGAAATCGAGTTTCCGAGGCTGGAGTTTGGTATGCTACCAATCCTTCCTCCGTATCCGAAGAAATCATCTCAAAGAACAAAGACCATTTTAGCGGTCTGCTTAACTGTATCCATAATCGCTGCGTTTGTCGCCTCATGGATCGGTTTCGTCTTTTACTTGAGGCACaagaaagtcaaagaggttCTTGAGGAGTGGGAGATTCAGTATGGACCTCATAGGTTTGCTTATAAGGAGCTTTTCGACGCCACAAAGGGTTTCAAGGAGAAACAACTTCTCGGAAGAGGAGGTTTTGGTCAAGTTTATAAAGGCACTCTTCCGGGTTCCGATGCAGAGATCGCTGTGAAACGGACTTCTCATGATTCAAGACAAGGGATGAGCGAGTTTCTAGCCGAGATATCGACTATTGGTCGGCTTAGACATCCGAATCTAGTCAGGCTTTTGGGGTATTGTAGACATAAAGAAGATCTCTACTTGGTTTATGACTTCATGCCTAATGGTAGCCTTGACAAGTATCTATATTACCGTAACAATGAGAATCAAGAACGGCTTACTTGGGAGCAGCGTTTCAAGATTATTAAAAACGTTGCGGCTGCTTTACTATATCTGCATCAAGAATGGGTGCAAGTCATCATTCATAGAGATATCAAACCGGCTAATGTTTTAATTGACCATGAAATGAATGCAAGGCTAGGGGATTTCGGATTAGCGAAGCTGTATGATCAGGGTTTTGATCCAGAGACATCTAAAGTAGCTGGAACGTTAGGTTATATCGCACCGGAGTTTCTAAGAACTGGTAGAGCAACTACGACCACCGATGTTTATGCATTTGGGTTGGTTATGCTTGAAGTAGTATGTGGTAGAAGGTTGATAGAGCGACGTGCAGGGGAAGAACAAGAAGTTCTTGTGGATTGGATTCTTGAGCTTTGGGAGAAAGGAGATGACATTCTTGTTGCGGTTGAAGAGAACATACGTCAAGAACAAAACAGAGGACAGCTTGAGCTTGTTTTGAAGCTTGGTGTGTTATGTTCGCATCAAGCTGCATCGATTAGACCAGCTATGGGTGCGGTTATGAGGATCTTGAATGGGGTTTCGGAGCTTCCGGATAATCTTCTTGATGTGGTGAGGGATGAGAACTTGAGAGGATGGCCTGAGAAGCCAATGGAACTGCTTTTTGATGTGAATTCTTTGGGTACTTCAACGTATACACATTCTTTAGTCTCACATGGACGTTGA
- the LOC106449108 gene encoding GDSL esterase/lipase EXL4-like, producing MLGMSRKKILVLAFISIYFLSTVAANGSFPALFAFGDSILDTGNNNFLLTLMKGNIWPYGRSYTMKLPTGRFGNGRVFSDVVAEGLGIKKTLPASRKVFIAPSDLKTGVCFASGGAGVDPVTSRLMRVLTPGDQISDYKKYIMKLKVVAPTQASSIIANAVYLVSQGNNDIGISFSMTRSALMRGIVTRGMYTTKLTGWNKKFMKQIYDQGARKFAVMGVIPLGCLPMTRIVGKCNLFANILAEDYNGKLRNGVKTWPKEAGFRGSKFVYVDMFNTLMDVIKNYRKYGFSNANNGCCCMPTAIIPCPNPHNHVFYDFVHPSERAYTTISKKLVQDIKKGLA from the exons ATGTTAGGTATGAGTAGGAAAAAAATATTGGTGTTAGCATTTATTTCCATTTATTTCTTATCGACCGTAGCTGCGAATGGTTCATTTCCTGCGCTTTTCGCTTTTGGAGATTCAATACTTGATACCGGTAACAACAATTTTCTCCTGACGTTAATGAAAGGAAATATCTGGCCATATGGGAGAAGCTACACTATGAAACTGCCGACGGGAAGATTCGGAAATGGAAGAGTTTTCTCCGATGTGGttg CCGAGGGTTTGGGAATTAAAAAAACTTTGCCAGCTTCTCGTAAGGTTTTCATTGCTCCAAGCGACCTTAAAACTGGTGTTTGTTTCGCATCAGGTGGTGCAGGAGTCGACCCTGTTACATCTAGACTAATG AGAGTTTTAACGCCGGGCGACCAAATAAGTGATTACAAAAAGTACATAATGAAGCTAAAGGTCGTAGCTCCTACACAAGCAAGTTCGATCATTGCAAACGCAGTGTATCTTGTTTCTCAAGGAAATAATGATATTGGAATCTCGTTTTCCATGACTCGATCTGCACTCATGCGAGGAATTGTGACTCGTGGTATGTACACCACTAAACTAACTGGCTGGAACAAAAAATTTATGAAA CAAATATATGATCAAGGAGCCAGAAAATTTGCAGTGATGGGAGTGATACCGTTGGGATGTTTGCCTATGACAAGAATCGTCGGTAAATGTAACTTATTCGCAAATATATTAGCTGAAGATTACAACGGAAAATTGAGGAATGGTGTTAAAACTTGGCCAAAAGAAGCCGGTTTTCGTGGTTCAAAGTTTGTCTATGTCGACATGTTCAACACTCTTATGGATGtcataaaaaattatagaaaatacg GATTTAGTAATGCGAACAATGGGTGTTGTTGTATGCCTACAGCGATAATACCTTGCCCAAATCCTCATAATCACGTCTTCTATGACTTCGTTCATCCTTCGGAGAGAGCCTACACAACCATTTCCAAAAAGCTGGTCCAGGATATTAAGAAAGGCCTTGCCTAA
- the LOC106449109 gene encoding defensin-like protein 193, producing the protein MFISNIAKVFVEKKIMMKSVSILAILVLFLVFFEMPTIKANVNGACLREYNPTVFEMPDIALCMIPSMPSMCVKKCRETREGAKGGKCEFGEFPDDVKCFCNYCFADPTPLLITKPTDA; encoded by the exons ATGTTCATAAGCAACATTGCAAAAGTGTTcgtagaaaagaaaataatgatgAAGTCTGTTTCTATCTTAGCCATCTTGGTTCTCTTCTTAGTGTTCTTTG AAATGCCAACGATTAAGGCCAACGTCAATGGAGCCTGCCTCAGGGAATACAACCCCACCGTATTTGAGATGCCAGATATAGCTCTTTGTATGATTCCGTCTATGCCGTCTATGTGCGTTAAAAAATGCCGAGAAACTAGGGAAGGTGCTAAAGGTGGAAAATGCGAATTTGGAGAGTTCCCAGACGATGTTAAATGTTTCTGCAACTACTGCTTTGCAGATCCTACACCACTGCTCATTACCAAACCAACCGATGCTTGA
- the LOC106445130 gene encoding 60S ribosomal protein L38, which produces MPKQIHEIKDFLLTARRKDARSVKIKRSKDIVKFKVRCSRYLYTLCVFDQEKADKLKQSLPPGLSVQDL; this is translated from the exons ATG CCTAAGCAAATCCACGAGATCAAGGACTTCCTTCTGACGGCGAGAAGGAAGGATGCTAGGTCTGTGAAGATCAAGAGAAGCAAGGACATTGTTAAGTTCAAGGTCAGGTGCTCTAGGTACCTCTACACACTATGCGTCTTCGACCAAGAGAAGGCTGATAAGCTTAAGCAGTCACTTCCTCCAG GTTTGAGTGTTCAAGACCTTTGA